The nucleotide sequence CCGCAGAAACCATTCGGCCAGCACGGGTTCGGTTTCGGCGGCCCCGAGGAACTGGTCGAACAGCTTGCCGGACGGCCGCCACCACCAGGGAATGGATTCCACCGCCGCGTGGTGAAAGGTGATGTCGCCGATGGCGTTCATCATCCACACCGGGTAGGTGCTCTTGGCGGTGGCGCGGTTGAGTTGGCGGGCCAGGTCGGCATCCGGGGACCGCAACGCGCGCCGCAGATGGCTCGCCTGCAGTGCCGTCATCGTCATGCCCTGCCCGAAGGTGGGGTTGAAGCTGGCCACGGCGTCACCGACGGGGACGATCCCGGCGGGGAAGCGGTCCAGCTTGTCGTAGCGGCGCCATTTGCTGGCCGGAAACGCGTGGAACGCCGGGTCGCCCAGCGGCTCGGCCCGGGACACCGCGTCGCTGAGGTGGGCCGGCAGCAGCTCGGCGGCCAGCGCCAGCATCCCGGGGAACGCGTCCGGTGGCTTGATGCCGGCCACGCCGAAGGTGGTCAACACCCAGGTGCCGTCCTCGTAGCACAGCATGCCCAGGCCCAGGGACTTGTCGTGGGAGGCGCCGGCGATCACCACCTTCTCGGCGATCAGGCCGTCCGGGATGCGGAGCTGCTGGGTGGCGTAGTTGATGCCGATGTCCACGGTTTGCTCGACGGGTTTCTCAAACCCCCACTGCGCCAACCACACCGGCAGTCGGGTCCCGCGGCCCGCCGCGTCGACGACGAGGTCCGCGTCGACGATTTCCGCGGCATCGCCAATGTCCAACCGCACGCCGGTCACGCGTTGCCGCGCCGCGTCGAAGATGGGCTCCTGCACGGACCGCCGCTGGATCTCGACGTTGCCGAGCTCGCCGATCCGGCGGCGCAGCTGCCACTCCAGGTGCGGCCGACTGGGCACGTAGGCGGTGAACTCGTCGCGCAGGGTGCGTCCCGTCCCGAGGACGTGCCCCGCGGCGCCCAGGTGGATACAGTCCGGCCGGTTTTCCAGGATCGGCACCCCCGCGGCGACCATGTCCTTGAGCAGCCCGGGAAACAGGTTCTCGAACTCGATCGCTCCCCGGGCCATCAGCATGTGTAAATGCCGATCCTGCGGCACCGTCGCGCGGTTTGCCGGTTCGTCCGGCAACTCGTCGCGCTCGTAGACGGTGACGCGGTCGTAGCGGTCGGCCAGCACGCGCGCGGCGCTCAATCCGGCGATGCTGGCTCCGATCACCACGGCGTGGTCGCTCGAGTTCCGCGCGCTAACCGGCATTGCCGCAGAGTACCCAGTACTGTGCGGACCTATGGCCGGTCGATGGCGCACCAAGTCGGTCGAACAGTCGATCGCCGACACCGACGAGCCGGACACCAAGCTGCGCAAGGACCTGACCTGGCTGGATTTGGCGGTGTTCGGTGTCGCCGTGGTGATCGGCGCGGGCATCTTCACCGTCACCGCGTCGACGACGGGCGACATCACCGGCCCGGCGATCTGGATCTCCTTCGTGATCGCGGCCGCGACCTGCGCACTGGCGGCGCTGTGCTACGCCGAGTTCGCCTCGACGCTGCCGGTTGCGGGCAGCGCCTACACCTTCTCCTACGCCACGTTCGGTGAATTCATCGCCTGGATCATCGGCTGGAACCTGCTGCTGGAATTGGCGGTCGGCGCGGCCGTGGTGTCCAAGGGCTGGTCCAGCTACTTGGGCACGGTGTTCGGATTCGCCGGCGGCACAGTCAAACTGGGGGCGATGCAGGTCGACTGGGGCGCGTTGCTGATCGTCGCCGCGGTGTCGACGCTGATCGCGTTGGGCACCAAGTTGTCGTCGCGGTTCTCCCAGGTGATCACCGCCATCAAGGTGTCGGTGGTCCTGCTGGTGGTGGTGGTCGGCGCCTTCTACATCAAGTCCGCCAACTACTCGCCGTTCATTCCCAAGCCGGAAGCCGGCCGCGACGCCGAGGGCGTCAACCAGTCGGTGTTGTCGCTGCTGACCGGCGCGCACAGCAGCCATTACGGCTGGTACGGCGTCCTCGCGGGCGCGTCGATCGTGTTCTTCGCGTTCATCGGCTTCGACATCGTGGCCACCATGGCCGAGGAGACCAAGAACGCGCAGCGCGACGTCCCCCGGGGGATCCTGGCGTCGCTGGCGATCGTGACCGTGCTGTACGTCGCGGTCTCGGTGGTGCTGTCCGGCATGGTCTCCTACACCCAGCTCAAGACCGTCGGGGGCCGAGGCTCGGCGAACCTGGCCACGGCGTTCACGGCCAACGGGATCACCTGGGCAAGCAAGATCATCGCGGTCGGCGCACTGGCGGGGCTGACCACCGTGGTGATGGTGCTGATGCTCGGGCAGTGCCGGGTGCTCTTCGCGATGGCGCGCGACGGGCTGTTGCCGCGCGGCCTGGCCAAGACCGGGGCGCGGGGGACACCCGTGCGGATCACCGTGCTGGTCGCGGTGGTGGTGGCGGCGACGGCGGCGCTGTTCCCGATCAGCAAGCTCGAGGAGATGGTCAACGTCGGGACGCTGTTCGCGTTCGTCTTGGTGTCCGCCGGGGTCATCGTGCTGCGCCGCACCCGGCCCGATCTGGAGCGTGGGTTCCAGGCTCCAGGCGTGCCCTGGCTCCCGATCGCCTCGATCTGTGCCTGCGCCTGGCTGATGCTGAACCTCACCACGCTGACCTGGGTGCGTTTCGGTGTCTGGCTGGTGGTGGGAACCGCCATCTACCTGGGCTATGGGCTGCGGCACTCGGCGCAGGGCCGGCGGCAAGACCGCGCGGCCCCCTCTTCGGCCACCGAGACTGCGTCCAGCGCGTAAAAATCGACGAATTTGCGCTCTGAGCGCAGTTTCGATGCCTAGGACGCTTTACAAACTATGGCTCTATGTCTAGACACAAGACGCAAAGCCATATATTGTCCAACGCATGACCACACAGCTCACCCGCGAAGCACCCGCAACCAAATGGCGCGACAAGAAGCGCTACCTGTGGCTCATGGGGCTGATCGCCCCGACGGCGTTGTTCGTCATGCTGCCGATCGTCTGGGGCATGAACCGCGCAGGCTGGCATGGCGCCGCACAGGTACCGCTGTGGATCGGGCCGATCCTGCTCTACATCCTGTTGCCCGTGCTCGACCTGTTCTTCGGACCCGACGGGCAGAACCCGCCCGACGAGGTGATGCAGCGGCTGGAAAACGACAAGTACTACCGCTACTGCACCTACATCTACATCCCGTTCCAGTACCTCAGCGTGCTCCTCGGCGCCTACCTGTTCACGGCGGACAACTTGGGGTGGCTGGGCTTTAGCGGCGGCCTGAGCTGGGTCGGCAAGATCGGGCTCGCGCTCTCGGTCGGGATGCTCGGCGGGGTGGGCATCAACACCGCACACGAGATGGGACACAAGAAGGACTCGCTGGAACGCTGGCTGGCCAAGATCACCCTGGCGCAGACCTGCTACGGCCACTTCTACATCGAGCACAACCGCGGTCACCACGTGCGGGTGTCCACCCCCGAAGACCCGGCGTCCGCCCGCTTCGGCGAAACGTTCTGGGAGTTCTTGCCCCGCAGCGTTTTCGGCAGTTTGCGCTCGGCCGTGCACCTGGAGGCGCAGCGCATCCGCCGACTCGGGCGCAACCCGTG is from Mycobacterium conspicuum and encodes:
- a CDS encoding FAD-dependent oxidoreductase — its product is MVIGASIAGLSAARVLADRYDRVTVYERDELPDEPANRATVPQDRHLHMLMARGAIEFENLFPGLLKDMVAAGVPILENRPDCIHLGAAGHVLGTGRTLRDEFTAYVPSRPHLEWQLRRRIGELGNVEIQRRSVQEPIFDAARQRVTGVRLDIGDAAEIVDADLVVDAAGRGTRLPVWLAQWGFEKPVEQTVDIGINYATQQLRIPDGLIAEKVVIAGASHDKSLGLGMLCYEDGTWVLTTFGVAGIKPPDAFPGMLALAAELLPAHLSDAVSRAEPLGDPAFHAFPASKWRRYDKLDRFPAGIVPVGDAVASFNPTFGQGMTMTALQASHLRRALRSPDADLARQLNRATAKSTYPVWMMNAIGDITFHHAAVESIPWWWRPSGKLFDQFLGAAETEPVLAEWFLRRFSLLDSLYMVPPPRIIGRAIAHNLRLWTRERTRRVANDRAVTTR
- a CDS encoding amino acid permease, translating into MAGRWRTKSVEQSIADTDEPDTKLRKDLTWLDLAVFGVAVVIGAGIFTVTASTTGDITGPAIWISFVIAAATCALAALCYAEFASTLPVAGSAYTFSYATFGEFIAWIIGWNLLLELAVGAAVVSKGWSSYLGTVFGFAGGTVKLGAMQVDWGALLIVAAVSTLIALGTKLSSRFSQVITAIKVSVVLLVVVVGAFYIKSANYSPFIPKPEAGRDAEGVNQSVLSLLTGAHSSHYGWYGVLAGASIVFFAFIGFDIVATMAEETKNAQRDVPRGILASLAIVTVLYVAVSVVLSGMVSYTQLKTVGGRGSANLATAFTANGITWASKIIAVGALAGLTTVVMVLMLGQCRVLFAMARDGLLPRGLAKTGARGTPVRITVLVAVVVAATAALFPISKLEEMVNVGTLFAFVLVSAGVIVLRRTRPDLERGFQAPGVPWLPIASICACAWLMLNLTTLTWVRFGVWLVVGTAIYLGYGLRHSAQGRRQDRAAPSSATETASSA
- a CDS encoding alkane 1-monooxygenase; this encodes MTTQLTREAPATKWRDKKRYLWLMGLIAPTALFVMLPIVWGMNRAGWHGAAQVPLWIGPILLYILLPVLDLFFGPDGQNPPDEVMQRLENDKYYRYCTYIYIPFQYLSVLLGAYLFTADNLGWLGFSGGLSWVGKIGLALSVGMLGGVGINTAHEMGHKKDSLERWLAKITLAQTCYGHFYIEHNRGHHVRVSTPEDPASARFGETFWEFLPRSVFGSLRSAVHLEAQRIRRLGRNPWNPKTYLSNDVLNAWAMSVVLWGVLIAVFGPALIPFVVIQAVFGFSLLETVNYLEHYGLLRQKNASGRYERCAPVHSWNSDHIVTNLFLYHLQRHSDHHANPTRRYQTLRSMAGSPNLPSGYASMISLTYFPPLWRKVMDHRVLDHYDGDITRVNLQPRVAAKLLARHGRGA